The following coding sequences lie in one Polluticoccus soli genomic window:
- the map gene encoding type I methionyl aminopeptidase: MSINNEAELTGMKNASEAVATALRQMVAYARPGMSTKELDDFGNEVLRNFGARSAPSLAYKFPGCTCISVNNEFCHGIPSAKRILAEGDLVNIDVSAELNGFWSDNGASFVLGKDIHGHQALVDASRDILQKAINNIKGGVRISDIGWLIETEAKKKGLKVVKNLTGHGVGRGLHEEPFEIANYRDKFNRQRFKKNSVVAIETFISTDSSIAVTLADDWTMVGNRGGFMAQHEHTIVVTDGKPVILTAMNGIWNQ; this comes from the coding sequence AATTAACGGGTATGAAAAACGCCAGCGAGGCGGTAGCCACCGCGCTCAGGCAAATGGTAGCCTACGCCCGCCCCGGCATGAGCACCAAAGAGCTGGACGACTTTGGCAACGAAGTGCTGCGCAATTTCGGCGCGAGGTCAGCCCCCAGCCTGGCTTACAAATTTCCCGGCTGTACCTGCATCAGTGTCAACAATGAGTTTTGCCACGGCATACCTTCCGCCAAAAGGATACTTGCCGAGGGCGACCTGGTCAACATAGACGTATCTGCGGAGCTGAATGGCTTCTGGTCGGACAATGGTGCATCATTCGTACTTGGCAAAGACATCCATGGCCACCAGGCCCTGGTAGATGCCTCGCGCGACATTCTTCAAAAAGCGATCAACAATATCAAAGGCGGCGTCCGCATATCCGACATCGGCTGGCTGATAGAAACAGAAGCAAAAAAGAAGGGTCTGAAAGTGGTCAAGAATCTTACCGGGCATGGCGTTGGCCGCGGCCTTCACGAAGAGCCTTTTGAAATAGCCAACTACCGCGACAAGTTCAACAGGCAGCGCTTTAAGAAGAATTCTGTAGTAGCTATCGAGACCTTTATTTCTACTGATTCATCCATAGCTGTAACCCTCGCCGACGACTGGACCATGGTAGGTAACAGGGGCGGTTTTATGGCGCAGCATGAGCACACCATAGTAGTGACCGACGGTAAGCCGGTAATACTTACCGCGATGAATGGGATATGGAACCAATAA